In the Bacteroidota bacterium genome, TTCTGGTATTATTATTTCGTGCATCACGTTTTTCTTTGCCTGCAGTTTTTTCTTCACGAACATATAATGCATTTTTATAAGCTAACTCTAGAATCTTTTTCTTTTCACCTGCTAAAGGAACTGTTTGTGTTAAAGTATCATCACTCAACTCAACTTTAAAAGGTAAAATAACTTCCCTTGCGTCGGTATCAAATTGTAATCTAAGTTCGGTGATGGCAATCTGTAATAATTCTTCGGGCGATTCATCTAGTTTTTTGGTAAGCACTAAAGTGGTGGCTTGCGTTATCATGCCCTGCATTATTTTTAAATAACCAATAACACAAAATCCTTCGGCATCGGTAAAGGCAAAAACATCTACATTATCAATATTCGTATTCACTACGGTGCTGCGACCCTGGTAACTTTCTATGTTTTCTAACTTAATACGCATGGCTTCCGCCTCCTCAAATTTCAACTGTTCTGCGTATTCCTGAATTTTTTGTTTGAAAGCATTTTTCACAAAACTTAAATTCCCTTTTAAAATGTAAACGATGTTCTGAACATTTTCCATGTATTCAGCCTCAGTCATTAATCCCTCACATGGTCCTTTACAATTGCCCAGATGATATTCAAGGCAAATTTTAAATTTCTGATTAGTGATATTATTTTCAGACAATAAATAATTACAGGTTCTGATTGGGAAAACAGATTTAATAAAATCGAAAATGGATTTAACTTTTCCTACAGATGTAAATGGACCTAAATATTGTGACCCATCATTTATTTTTTTTCGCGTAAAAAATATTCTTGGAAAACGTTCATTTTTTACTACAATATATGGATAGGTTTTACCATCCTTTAAATTTACGTTATACCTGGGTTGGAATTTTTTTATAAGTGTATTTTCCAGTAAAAACGCATCTGATTCTGAATTTACGATGGTAAACTCAA is a window encoding:
- a CDS encoding excinuclease ABC subunit C, whose amino-acid sequence is MDAEAFKNIEITLPNKPGVYRYFDKDKTILYVGKAKNLKKRVASYFQKTDHSARIKLMVKKIDAIEFTIVNSESDAFLLENTLIKKFQPRYNVNLKDGKTYPYIVVKNERFPRIFFTRKKINDGSQYLGPFTSVGKVKSIFDFIKSVFPIRTCNYLLSENNITNQKFKICLEYHLGNCKGPCEGLMTEAEYMENVQNIVYILKGNLSFVKNAFKQKIQEYAEQLKFEEAEAMRIKLENIESYQGRSTVVNTNIDNVDVFAFTDAEGFCVIGYLKIMQGMITQATTLVLTKKLDESPEELLQIAITELRLQFDTDAREVILPFKVELSDDTLTQTVPLAGEKKKILELAYKNALYVREEKTAGKEKRDARNNNTRILETIKSDFKLQTLPYHIECFDNSNIQGTNPVASMVCFKNAKPSKKDYRHFNIKTVVGPDDFASMHEIVYRRYKRLLEEAEELPQLIVIDGGKGQLGAAVEALKELDLYGKIAICSIAKKLEEIYFPEDPFPLYINKKSESLKVIQQLRDEAHRFAITFHRLKRSKGALGSELHKIKGIGDNTVKELMKAFKSVKNVKAATAEDLEKVIGVAKTKIVTDYFLNNTNEKEAIDTTASDIIAD